Proteins from one Coturnix japonica isolate 7356 chromosome 5, Coturnix japonica 2.1, whole genome shotgun sequence genomic window:
- the FCF1 gene encoding rRNA-processing protein FCF1 homolog: MGKQKKARKYAVMKRMISLRDQRINEKERAKAPAKKKEDPSAIKEREVPQHPSCLFFQYNTQLGPPYHILVDTNFINFSIKAKLDLVQSMMDCLYAKCIPCITDCVMAEIEKLGQRYRVALRIAKDPRFERLPCMHKGTYADDCLVQRVTQHKCYIVATVDKELKRRIRKIPGVPIMYISRHRYNIERMPDDYGAPRF; encoded by the exons ATG ggaaagcaaaagaaggCGCGGAAGTATGCGGTGATGAAGCGCATGATCAGCCTGCGTGACCAGCGCAT AAACGAGAAGGAACGGGCCAAGGCCCCCGCCAAGAAGAAGGAGGATCCGAGCGCCATCAAGGAGCGGGAGGT CCCCCAGCACCCTTCCTGTTTGTTCTTCCAGTACAACACACAGCTGGGGCCTCCTTACCATATCTTGGTGGATACCAACTTCATCAACTTCTCCATCAAGGCCAAGCTGGACCTTGTGCAGTCTATGATGGACTGCCTCTATGCCAAGT GTATTCCATGTATCACAGATTGTGTAATGGCTGAAATTGAGAAGCTAGGACAGAGGTATCGTGTGGCATTAAG AATTGCCAAGGACCCTCGGTTTGAGCGTTTGCCGTGTATGCACAAAGGAACCTATGCAGATGACTGTTTGGTACAGAGAGTCACTCAG CACAAATGTTACATTGTAGCCACAGTGGATAAAGAGCTCAAGCGGAGAATACGAAAAATTCCAGGAGTGCCCATAATGTATATTTCCAGACACAG ATACAATATTGAGAGGATGCCAGATGATTATGGAGCTCCTCGGTTCTAA